One genomic segment of Candidatus Neomarinimicrobiota bacterium includes these proteins:
- a CDS encoding SGNH/GDSL hydrolase family protein: protein MSLKKWKKMFFSILLILTGISLFALTEWVLHIFHLGEEYALVEEVEIYHKPYYRINRKFPEKYFRNRKTAPEFRDELIPRYKETAEKRILVLGGSTAFGFPYSYNITFPDMLEGLLNRGDPDHVWNVINLATSAINSYSVSDILQHSSVLEPDALILYMGHNEFYGAFGSASSERGFTSYILTHLIMKLRQTYLFQALLKGVNRALPDETTEGSLMARVVRERQIPYGSPLYLKTRLNYIKNLHRICKTAEKMGIPVYIGTLTSNERSQVPFASDFQDEALDQVSLYKEFTFFRDRHDTTGVEMWLKDMELWEPQSALLAYCKGKYHEWQGRTDSASYYYVLARDLDVLRFRAGSDWNVAIRQFARENDWICVPVDEAFHEDSAPHAPGENLFHEHVHPKENGYMLMAETFYKSLESSGFYQTKIPYNVIKSDFEAHYPLTPFELTVGELTIKKLMSRWPFVSDNQSFTFKPSNTTEHYAWEYLNGNISWGKANQSLIDYHLNRKETGLAIRYVNSIRAVLSYEAGPVIQLVHILLDENRPDEALQVLKKTDERLDDPYLWFLEGSVYMNRFEYDFAIYALNRTRRIVLRNQSIFPHEKIAQLYHLLSKALIITGRMDEVEVVKKEAEQKFQLNIDLDSLKNGS, encoded by the coding sequence ATGTCGCTGAAAAAATGGAAAAAAATGTTCTTTTCAATCCTGCTGATTCTGACAGGTATTTCCCTCTTTGCCTTGACGGAATGGGTTCTTCACATTTTTCATCTGGGAGAAGAGTATGCACTCGTTGAAGAAGTGGAGATTTATCATAAACCATACTACAGGATTAACCGGAAATTTCCGGAAAAATATTTCAGAAATCGTAAGACTGCACCGGAATTCAGAGATGAACTTATTCCCCGATATAAAGAAACTGCCGAAAAAAGGATACTTGTTTTAGGGGGCAGCACTGCCTTTGGTTTTCCCTATTCTTACAACATTACGTTTCCGGATATGCTGGAAGGGCTGTTGAACAGGGGGGATCCTGATCATGTTTGGAATGTAATCAATCTGGCGACCTCTGCCATCAACAGCTATTCCGTTTCCGATATTTTGCAACACAGTTCGGTTCTTGAACCGGATGCTCTCATCCTGTATATGGGTCACAATGAATTTTATGGAGCTTTTGGCAGTGCATCGTCCGAACGTGGTTTTACTTCTTACATTCTGACCCATCTGATTATGAAACTCCGGCAGACATATCTTTTTCAAGCCCTGTTGAAAGGGGTGAACCGCGCTCTGCCGGATGAAACGACAGAGGGTTCGCTCATGGCCAGGGTTGTGCGTGAACGCCAGATTCCTTATGGCTCACCACTCTATTTAAAAACCCGTTTGAATTATATCAAAAATCTGCATCGGATTTGCAAAACAGCGGAAAAAATGGGTATTCCCGTTTATATTGGAACACTTACAAGTAATGAACGGTCTCAGGTTCCTTTTGCATCAGATTTTCAGGATGAAGCATTAGACCAGGTTTCCCTCTATAAAGAATTTACTTTTTTTAGGGATCGCCATGACACAACTGGCGTGGAAATGTGGCTTAAAGATATGGAACTCTGGGAACCTCAATCAGCTCTGTTGGCCTATTGCAAAGGAAAATACCATGAGTGGCAGGGCAGGACGGACAGCGCCTCCTATTATTATGTTTTAGCCAGAGACCTGGATGTTCTCCGGTTCAGGGCCGGATCAGACTGGAATGTTGCAATTCGCCAGTTTGCCCGGGAAAATGACTGGATATGCGTCCCTGTTGATGAAGCCTTTCATGAGGATTCCGCTCCCCATGCCCCGGGGGAAAACCTCTTTCATGAACATGTCCATCCGAAGGAGAATGGATATATGCTGATGGCTGAAACTTTTTATAAAAGCCTGGAAAGTTCAGGATTTTATCAGACAAAAATTCCTTACAACGTAATTAAATCTGATTTCGAAGCCCACTATCCACTGACCCCCTTTGAATTAACAGTTGGCGAACTGACAATAAAAAAACTCATGTCCAGATGGCCCTTTGTTTCTGATAATCAGTCATTTACATTCAAACCTTCAAACACGACAGAACACTATGCCTGGGAATATTTGAATGGTAATATCAGTTGGGGGAAGGCTAATCAGTCACTGATTGATTACCATTTAAACAGGAAGGAAACCGGATTGGCAATTCGGTATGTGAACAGCATCAGAGCCGTTTTATCCTATGAAGCGGGTCCGGTGATACAACTTGTTCACATCCTGCTGGATGAAAACCGGCCGGATGAAGCCCTGCAGGTTTTAAAAAAGACAGATGAAAGACTGGATGATCCTTATCTCTGGTTTCTTGAAGGATCGGTTTATATGAATCGCTTTGAATATGATTTTGCTATTTATGCCTTGAATAGAACCCGGCGAATCGTTTTGAGGAATCAGTCCATCT